A stretch of Lactuca sativa cultivar Salinas chromosome 6, Lsat_Salinas_v11, whole genome shotgun sequence DNA encodes these proteins:
- the LOC111899941 gene encoding bZIP transcription factor 16-like isoform X2, giving the protein MLILAGEESQNGNNMHGCQNGGPNHSMAIVPISGPGSVVGGPSTGTNLNIGGMLAAAGSRETIQPQIWLQDERELKRQRRKQSNRESARRSRLRKQVLRNRFPFRKK; this is encoded by the exons atgttaatattggcAGGTGAAGAATCTCAGAATGGAAACAATATGCATGGTTGTCAAAATGGAGGGCCAAATCATTCAATGGCGATTGTGCCAATATCAGGTCCAGGAAGTGTTGTAGGTGGTCCCAGCACAGGCACAAATTTAAATATTG GGGGAATGCTTGCTGCTGCTGGCTCAAGGGAAACCATTCAGCCACAGATCTGGCTACAG GATGAAAGGGAGCTAAAGAGGCAGAGAAGGAAGCAATCCAATAGGGAATCTGCTCGCAGATCCAGATTACGCAAACAGGTACTAAGAAACCGTTTCCCTTTCAGAAAGAAATAG
- the LOC111899941 gene encoding bZIP transcription factor 16-like isoform X1, whose protein sequence is MLILAGEESQNGNNMHGCQNGGPNHSMAIVPISGPGSVVGGPSTGTNLNIVSGGMLAAAGSRETIQPQIWLQDERELKRQRRKQSNRESARRSRLRKQVLRNRFPFRKK, encoded by the exons atgttaatattggcAGGTGAAGAATCTCAGAATGGAAACAATATGCATGGTTGTCAAAATGGAGGGCCAAATCATTCAATGGCGATTGTGCCAATATCAGGTCCAGGAAGTGTTGTAGGTGGTCCCAGCACAGGCACAAATTTAAATATTG TTTCAGGGGGAATGCTTGCTGCTGCTGGCTCAAGGGAAACCATTCAGCCACAGATCTGGCTACAG GATGAAAGGGAGCTAAAGAGGCAGAGAAGGAAGCAATCCAATAGGGAATCTGCTCGCAGATCCAGATTACGCAAACAGGTACTAAGAAACCGTTTCCCTTTCAGAAAGAAATAG